One Spiribacter halobius DNA segment encodes these proteins:
- the rpoD gene encoding RNA polymerase sigma factor RpoD, translated as MAQDQQSQIRALIARGKEQGYLTYAEVNDHLPDDIVDPEQIEDIIGMINDMGITVHEIAPDADTLLLSDGAVSTDEDEAEEAAAALAAVDAEFGRTTDPVRMYMREMGTVELLTREGEIELAKRIEDGLDQVLRALSAYPESSRTMVALHHGIRNGELRLADVIGGFRDVSELVDEVPEVVAVQAEAAEAAREQEEEDADEDGAASPGESGPDPERAAQIFARIEELHNEMLEILEQRGSGDPRMAEIREELTGLFLSMKFVPKVIEGLAGNLRKAVERVRGAEREVMRVAVKQAGMPRKDFLAQFPGRETDEAWVDEVIASGKPYAERVAEHRTAILENQAKLAAIREVTGLPPAEIKEINRRMSIGEAKARRAKKEMVEANLRLVISIAKKYTNRGLQFLDLIQEGNIGLMKAVDKFEYRRGYKFSTYATWWIRQAITRSIADQARTIRIPVHMIETINKLNRVSRQMLQEMGREPQPEELAERMEMPEDKVRKVLKIAKEPISMETPIGDDEDSHLGDFIEDTSVMSPVDSATREGLRESVREVLSGLTPREAKVLRMRFGIDMNTDHTLEEVGKQFDVTRERIRQIEAKALRKLRHPTRSDSLRSFLDEQ; from the coding sequence ATGGCACAGGACCAGCAGTCTCAGATCAGAGCCTTGATCGCCCGCGGTAAGGAGCAGGGCTACCTTACCTATGCGGAGGTCAACGATCACCTGCCGGACGACATCGTCGACCCGGAGCAGATCGAGGACATCATCGGCATGATTAACGACATGGGCATCACTGTCCATGAGATCGCGCCGGATGCCGATACCCTGCTGCTCAGCGATGGCGCCGTGTCCACGGACGAGGACGAGGCCGAAGAGGCCGCCGCGGCGCTGGCCGCCGTCGATGCCGAGTTCGGCCGCACCACCGACCCGGTGCGCATGTACATGCGCGAGATGGGCACGGTGGAGCTGCTGACGCGCGAGGGCGAGATCGAGCTCGCCAAGCGCATCGAGGACGGGCTCGATCAGGTCCTGCGCGCGCTCTCCGCCTATCCCGAGTCCTCCCGCACCATGGTCGCGCTGCACCATGGCATCCGCAACGGCGAGCTGCGCCTGGCGGACGTCATCGGCGGCTTCCGCGACGTCAGCGAGCTCGTGGACGAGGTGCCCGAGGTGGTGGCCGTCCAGGCGGAGGCCGCCGAGGCCGCCCGCGAGCAGGAGGAAGAGGACGCCGACGAGGACGGCGCCGCAAGCCCCGGCGAGAGCGGCCCGGACCCGGAGCGCGCCGCCCAGATCTTTGCGCGCATCGAGGAGCTCCACAACGAGATGCTGGAGATCCTGGAGCAGCGCGGCAGCGGCGACCCGCGCATGGCCGAGATCCGCGAGGAGCTCACCGGGCTGTTCCTGTCCATGAAGTTCGTGCCCAAGGTCATCGAGGGCCTCGCCGGCAACCTGCGCAAGGCCGTGGAGCGCGTGCGCGGTGCCGAGCGCGAGGTGATGCGCGTCGCCGTCAAGCAGGCGGGCATGCCGCGCAAGGACTTCCTCGCCCAGTTCCCCGGCCGCGAGACGGACGAGGCCTGGGTGGACGAGGTGATCGCGAGCGGCAAGCCGTACGCCGAGCGCGTCGCCGAGCACCGCACGGCCATCCTCGAGAACCAGGCCAAGCTCGCCGCGATCCGCGAGGTCACCGGCCTGCCGCCGGCGGAGATCAAGGAGATCAACCGTCGCATGTCCATCGGCGAGGCCAAGGCGCGGCGGGCGAAGAAGGAGATGGTCGAGGCCAACCTGCGGCTGGTCATCTCCATCGCGAAGAAGTACACCAACCGCGGCTTGCAGTTCCTGGACCTCATCCAGGAGGGCAACATCGGCCTGATGAAGGCGGTGGACAAGTTCGAGTACCGGCGCGGGTACAAGTTCTCCACCTACGCCACCTGGTGGATCCGCCAGGCTATCACCCGATCCATCGCGGACCAGGCCCGGACCATCCGCATCCCGGTGCACATGATCGAGACCATCAACAAGCTCAACCGGGTCTCGCGTCAGATGCTCCAGGAGATGGGCCGCGAGCCGCAGCCCGAGGAGCTCGCCGAGCGCATGGAGATGCCCGAGGACAAGGTGCGCAAGGTCCTCAAGATCGCCAAGGAGCCGATCTCCATGGAGACGCCCATCGGCGACGACGAGGACTCCCACCTCGGCGACTTCATCGAAGACACCTCGGTGATGTCCCCGGTGGACTCCGCCACCCGCGAGGGCCTGCGCGAGTCCGTGCGCGAGGTGCTCTCGGGGCTCACGCCGCGGGAGGCCAAGGTGCTGCGCATGCGCTTTGGCATCGACATGAACACCGACCACACCCTCGAGGAGGTGGGCAAGCAGTTCGACGTCACCCGCGAGCGCATACGCCAGATCGAGGCCAAGGCCCTGCGCAAGCTGCGCCACCCGACCCGCTCGGACAGCCTGCGCAGCTTCCTCGACGAGCAGTAG